Below is a window of Ananas comosus cultivar F153 linkage group 9, ASM154086v1, whole genome shotgun sequence DNA.
GGTGAGTAGGTACAACGTTTGTTAATTTCttcaaaaagaaaagttgaGAGTTTTTATGTTTAGAAACTAAACTGTAACATgcaaaatcaatttcaaatgataaaatatctaaaataattttgcagTAGCCAACTTGGGATGGTACATAACATACTCATGGAATGTACTCAgatttttaatacttttaaccACACAAAATAAGGTGCTTAAATGATAAGAATGGCATATTACATTTGTCGAATCTAGTCAAATTCAATCAGTCAATTATAATCAGATTTAATGAATCTATTTTTCAATATCAAGTTCTAATACTTTACTATTACAACCCAGGCCAATTAACTATATGCGATTTAAAGATCATCTATATGAACAGCTCCTGTAAGGTGGAGTCCAGTAATCTGGGCCACTGCTCTCTTTGTAGACTTGAGGAGTGCAAGAAATGGGAACTAAGCAGAGCCCTCTACTCCTTAGGCTGTCAATCTTTATTTCTGCCATTTCCTTCCTTATATCCAACCCTCCCCATGCATTATCCTGAAAAGGGACAAAAAAANggaaaaaaaaaaacattagtgCATTAACTAATTAAGTACCAGAACTTATTTGgactatggactattttgattttgctatccaatatctcaaaattttgattctactaTCCGACCTTTTaacttgtttaatttgagttagtcaaccgCAGCTTGACTTCAACATTTGAATGtatcgtttattttttataggtTTATATTGTAGAATCCATTAatttttgcaactataaattcaacgAACTAAGTAATTAACTTAAGTTTTAAAGTTAAAGGACTGTTGACcgactaaaatcaaacaaattgaaattttagataGCAAGTAAAATCAAAGATTGAAATGTTGGATAGCCGATTCAAAATTGTCCATAGTTCATATATGTTATGTACGTTTATACCATTAATTACCTAGAAGGGAATGATAGAAGTACcgattaaattatatgaaataatcgttgttttttaaaaacttaaacaaaCAGAAAAtcgtgtttttaatatttataatcaaCACGGTCCATCACATCTGGAGTCGGCATTTTTCGATAAGCCCAAAAcatgggcttgaattaaataggaaaaaattaaataaacgtgggcttgaattaagtGGGGAGGAAACTAAATAATACTAGAAACTTGATAACATTTGAGTGAAGACATTTTGTACGTaccattttaaattatatgaagtaATTGCTATTCTCGGAAAGCTTAAGTTACTAGAAAATAAGATTTTTGTTATATTCAACACTTAAGTATCCAAAGAGTTTCTGGCCTAGCTAGTttttaaaacaacttttctaCTTCAAAAATTATTGGCTAAACAATCCCTTTACCTTCTCCATAAGTTGCTACGAACTTTAGGTATGTAAAAGTAGGAGGTTGAATTTAAAGCTTCTGTTTACATTACTAGAAGAAATTAAACTAGGATTTGGATAAAACAACTTCATTGGTAcctttttagtaattttacttCATTGAAACTTCTGCATAAGCTCTAATTTGCtgcttaattttgttttattttacttttttaatgcCTGTTTTCGGAGAGAGGTCAAAATAATTGATGCTGCAGGGTCAAGAGTAGTGTACCTTGGTAGGGCTTGGCTTCATGTATGGGTCACTTAATAACTGCATGGATATAATTAACCACAAGAGTTCAAATTAGTCATATATATCTCACAAGAAAAAGCACCAATTAGTTGATCATTAAATTAGAGATAATGATCAGCTGAGCTGAATCAGGCTCTCCATTGAGAcaaaacttaattattatatattcccACAACACAACTTTCTTTTCTAATTAGTGGCACCTCACTCAAAGCTTGTTCCatccatgcatgcatgaaagattattttatttcaagaacTTATAGTGCATAATACTAATATTTCAAGGGATAATATCACACCAATAATTGGCAAAAGTATATGAGAATAATAATCATGGTCATTAATTACATGGAAAATAATATGTATAGCTAGAAGTGGAAGCCCTTAATATATTGGtgctatatttatatatacatacctgTACTTGCTCATGCAAGAATTTGATATACTTTATTGCCTCAAGTAGTACTGATGCTGTATCAGTCTGTAATAATATGATTGTTTAAACATAAGAGAAAGTAGAGAAGTTTAACTTGAAAACATTGCTATATATCCTTTTTAATTCGAAATGAAAACATAATGTTTGCTTAATTACAACTAAGTATAGTGCTTACCTTTCCAAAAGGTGACACAATTTGCTGTAATGCAGTAATTTTATCTGTTAGCTTGACTTTGGGCACCTGCAACTGTTtcctcaagagagagagagagagagagagagagagagagagagagagagagagttccatCAAAGTTGAACGCATGTACatattttgattcaaaatgCACTTAAACTAAATTTTCCAAcctatttgaaaataaaaatctgactAGCTAGTACTTTTCGAATCACCAGTGAATTAAGCAAGTTAGAAACAAAAGTTAATAGAagctatatatagatatatatatatatagatatgttcCTATATAGGTTAAACCAATTACCTTGAGAGATGTTGCGGTCGGGCTCTCGCTTTTAATCTTCTTGGCAAGTGTTTCTGAACTATCTTCTGACCGTTTCTTCTTCCCGTCACTCGTCGTCCTGCTGCCCCTATTATTCACCCTTGTCTACGTACACGAACACAACAATGCTTTATTCATTTAGCCATTACATTATCCTTACTACGAAGAATATAGCGAATGCGGTGTATGAGATAGTATATATGCAAGAGGTACAATTTTCCTTAATTTGGTAGAGTTATATTTGCTCACCGATGAAGTTTCTAATCCTTGTTTCTTCTTCTCAAATGGATCTGATATTTTCCCATAGGGATTACTCGGGCCTCTTAGTTCGACCTCCGGTTTGCTTAAACACCCACTAAAAGATATAAAATCCGACAAACTCCTCGTGTTCGACCACGGGATATCGGTCATTAATCCACTACAAAGCTTGTTATTGAGTCCTAGAATTGAATTGTTGAGACCAATTTGGTATCCAAACTCTTGATGATGGCTATCTTCTTTGTAACTCGTGCTTCCGTCGATCATTCCATTGCAAGAATCCAATTGCGAATGAGGAATAACCTCGTGCTCGATGTGAGAAATACTTGGTGCCAAGTATTGAGAATGAACTGAAGGA
It encodes the following:
- the LOC109715012 gene encoding transcription factor bHLH111-like, translating into MAQENSEASSSVTLISSSRGTNNNISSSWWDMHGNSSSSSSSLSSCSNTTMNNNRSSSSSSSSSWQQLLHRPDHRHGNPCGHVGIDMASQGPLKLSSEAGESHLWNQVLLNAGSSMNMQNTHGGENFLENLSSKSLSSEMFDPAYDYLKKMDSTWEFNTNAPSLNTLQKELMRSYDGTMLEPERMTNLSNLVINWSIAPPDPQIDHRIAPPSCEVSMDNPSVHSQYLAPSISHIEHEVIPHSQLDSCNGMIDGSTSYKEDSHHQEFGYQIGLNNSILGLNNKLCSGLMTDIPWSNTRSLSDFISFSGCLSKPEVELRGPSNPYGKISDPFEKKKQGLETSSTRVNNRGSRTTSDGKKKRSEDSSETLAKKIKSESPTATSLKLQVPKVKLTDKITALQQIVSPFGKTDTASVLLEAIKYIKFLHEQVQLLSDPYMKPSPTKDNAWGGLDIRKEMAEIKIDSLRSRGLCLVPISCTPQVYKESSGPDYWTPPYRSCSYR